A region of the Suricata suricatta isolate VVHF042 unplaced genomic scaffold, meerkat_22Aug2017_6uvM2_HiC HiC_scaffold_327, whole genome shotgun sequence genome:
GACGAGATCCTGCCTGAGCCCCAGAGCCTGCTCCCCAGGCCAAGACACCCCATGGCAGCTCCTGCCATTTCCCGATCGTTGCCTTGCAGCCGAGAAGCCCAGCAGAGGAAGGCGCTGCTCCAGAGCCTCCCCAGGAGAGCCCCTGACCACAGGCAGCTGCGAACCTGGAGGCAGTCCACAGACACCTCTGACAATGTGAGGGTGAGTGTCCCCCGTGGCTGTCCTGGTTCTCCCCCGGGGGACGATGAGGGGCTTGCCGACCTGCCTGGCTGAGCAAGGGGCTCGACTTCCATTCAGAATGTGAACTTTTCCATGGGAGTCCTTCCCATTGGCTCTCCCGGGCTGTCCATGATGTTTCCAGATCCCTGGTGTGTGTGCTATCCTGGAGCTGGAGGGGGTGGGTGCGAACATGACTTTGGGACTCTGTACCATTTCCTAGACCTCTTGGGACAAACAGGCATCTTTCCTTTGTGACACATACACACCCTGCCTGCCCGCACACACGTGCAGCTGCTCCCACACCCGAGCCTTAACCAACCAAACGAGGGAGCCCCCCCCTGGGAATCCCCACCAGCTGGATGCCTGGGGGACCTTTTGCTCTGGCATAGGATCCTTTGCTGTCTCTCCCGGGGCTTCGGAATGGACTGTGGTCTTGGCGTTTCTGATCCTTTGCTTGCGCTGCTTGTCGTGAATGTGTCCTTGGCAGTGAGGAAAATTTAACGGCTGTTCTCTCTGTGTTCTGTGCTCCCACAGCGTCTGCAGAGGCTGATGTCTGTACACCACCAAGAGGGCATGTGTCATGGAGGCACCCAGCAGGAAGCCTGACACGACCCAGCTGTCCCCGTCGGCTTCCCCTGTCGGGAGACGTGTGGCGAGCACCTTTCCACCTCCTGGACGAAGCGATACCTAGCAAGGGGTGATCCCTGAGCCAACTGGCTGGCCAACGCTGTGCCCGGCATCCCTGCCCCGTTGTCCAGCTGAGGGAAAACACGCCCCTGTGTGCCTCCCGTGAGGGGCCCCCGGCCATCTCCGTGGCACACGGCCTTGGCCACGCCCAGGCACCCGCCAAGCATCCCGAGGCCAAGTCTCATCCTCCCCCAACCCGATGTGCCCCCGTTGCCCACCCCACATGCAGACAGCGGGCAAGAGATGGGCCCAAATCACCGACGAGATGTGCCAGAGCCCCCGGAAGAAAGCATGCTGGAGCCCCTGCCAGCAAACCCCCAGGAGCACAGGGGGCACCCACGTGGGGCTTGGCCAGAGTGTGTGCCGTCCAGCCAAGGGAAGTGCATGTCCAGCCCCAGGGGCAGCCGTCGAGACCCGGCAGACAGCGGCCTCGGAGCAAAgcctgggcctccagcctccGCGCCCCCGACCTCCCCTGGTCCCTGTGCGGGCGTGCACCGTGCCCCCGTGTCCACCCTGGCAGCAGGCTGCCCCTGTCAGCCAGCCCCTGCGAATGCTCTTCAGCCGACTGGACGAAGGCGGCTGGAGCTCCAGCTTCCTAGAAGCTCCCTCACTGCCACCTCCCCAGAAGCTGGCCCACCCTGGTCAGGGCCCTCCTGTCACACACGTGTCTCAGGGTCCCTGTGTGCCTGTCCCTCGGAGCGTCCTCCACGATGACCTGCAGCTTTCCTCATCCTTGGAGGAGAGTGATCACGAGTGAAACACCCCATGTCCTCCGAGACTGTGCTTTGGCTCTTGTGGCCCTGACCAGGGGGCTGTGGACCGGAGGACAAGTCTCGGGCATGAGCTCTTTGTGGTGAAACAGCAATCCCCCCCAGAGAC
Encoded here:
- the LOC115285007 gene encoding putative protein FAM90A23P codes for the protein MCPRCPPHMQTAGKRWAQITDEMCQSPRKKACWSPCQQTPRSTGGTHVGLGQSVCRPAKGSACPAPGAAVETRQTAASEQSLGLQPPRPRPPLVPVRACTVPPCPPWQQAAPVSQPLRMLFSRLDEGGWSSSFLEAPSLPPPQKLAHPGQGPPVTHVSQGPCVPVPRSVLHDDLQLSSSLEESDHE